GGACAAGATTAGGGAGGGGAGactgagatggtttgggcatgtgaagcggaGGCAAACGACAGCAccagttagagtagtggaaactcttactgtggaggggaggagaggaagaggcaGACCCAAACTGACATGGGAAGAGCAGATTAGACATGATTTACTAGAGTTGcatctttctgaggacatggtccaagataggacttTGTGGAGGCGTAGAATTAGGGTTAAGGACTTCTAGAGGAAATTGCAGTACGGTCTTAGGTGTTTTTTTAGGGACGtaggtttttctttttctttaagtgaCTTTACCGGTGATTGACTTCTTATGTATATGCCCGAATGATATTGTATGCTATTATACATTATTTACATTATACTGTGTTACTCAGATCCCTTTCTTAGTATAGGTGAATTCTTTTATCTATATTCTATTTTTTATATTCTTTGACTTGATGTGTTGGTTTGTTGTTCGTTTTGGAGCTGAGGGTCtcttctggaagcagcctctctatccctagggatagaggcaaggtctgtctacatcccaccctccccagaccctatgagtaactttgctatttgtgggatatactgggtatggttgttgttgttgttgtaatatGTATAGATCTTTATTTTGTTAATTTTATGGTGATAGCAACAACTCCTACATTATTTTGTTAATTAATGATCTCTTGGCCTAGTGGTTAAGGGGGAGGTGGGAAGCTTTGTTTCTCTTGGAGGTCCTGGGTTCAAGTCCAGGCAAGGGGGTTTTATACTAACTTGGTGATACTAACATACTAACTACTAACCTGGTTAGCGATATCCTAACCGtaagccgttcaaaaaaaaaatatataaaaataaaaaataaaataaaataaactcaCAAATAATAAATCAAAGATATTAAATTATACCAGCTAAATTTTATGGTGATATCATCTACAACTCCTACATATTACATGTAATATgtataaatcttttttttttttaattttaaggtGATAGCAAGTGTACCCACAACTCCTACATTAATAAACTTTCACTAATGAACTTTCATACATCAAAATGTACATACATAAATGATagtgtttaaaataaaaaaaaaactgtttataTTTAAACAATTAAATAGAAGTAGATTCCTTAGTAAAACTTTTGTATTATAAGTTAGAAGGGCTTAAGCTCGTCACACATTTTTGATAGTATATCTTATCAAGCTGGATAGCTCTGAATGAAATATCACAGAGAAAATATATATGATGATAAGCTCGTGGAAAGCGGGGAAACCTAGCTAACTTCAGCTTCATTTTAAAATCTCCAGTGATTCTTACCCATATGAATTGATGGTCTTTCTTCCAAAGAACCCCCGGTTGTTGTTCTTTCATGTAAGTTTGATTGGTCCGGAAGTTGAGTAATATAACTTGATCGTATTTGAAGATTGTGTATGCGCTATTCAGGAACGCACGGAGAGTGTGGTTTTTACTTACTTTTGTACTAAGGATAAAAGTTCCTAGTTCCGGATCCGCTTTAATGTTATCGGGTGCATTAAAACTTACATGCAGCCCAAGTTTTGCAAGTGAATCGGTGTTATTTCGGTATATATTCAATGACGTACTTTGTATGTAAGTAGTTTTGAGCTGCGGGTGGTTTGTATCCAATATGTGAGGAGCAATATATAAGTAACTAATGAAAGAAATTCCAAGAAGAATGAAAATTATCAGAGCTACTATTAGGGCTATTTTTGTACGTGTCTTCAACCCTCTAGCCTCATTTGTTCTTATAACGTCTTCAACCctctaaaacaaacaaaacaaaaaaaaaattgttcgaTTCTCACTATAATTGTGTATGagaattaaaatgaaaataaatgGTAATAAGGACAAGGAAAACTTACCACACCAACACTATTGTTGTCCATCCTACATACAAACACAAGCTTAATCCACCACCATATTAATGTAGTTGATGACAATGCCATTTGAAGTTCTAAAAAAAACTATAATGTTTAAATACTTTAATACAATTCAAGAATTTGAATTAACGGGGTATGATTATGTTCAGAACTTAGTATTTAAATtgaattattatatatatacacacagcTATAAGTCGATACATGTGTGTACATCTTGTATTTGATATAGAAGTAGAAGAGAAAACTGTTACCTGAACGTGGGACAATATGATCTGAAGGCAAGCAAATATGAACTCGGTTCAAATGATCCCCGTTGGTGTATGCAAAATTTATAATAGAATATTAGAATAAGAACCCAATTTCATATTTTTTAACATAAAACCACAAATTAAAATCAAGAAGAAAATAACAAAAGTGATCAAGAATTAAACGCAAAAACCACATGATACGGTATTAATAAGTCAAGGGTCTGTATTGTAAATAATGAATAGTTGAGGGACAAGTCAGGTCTAAAGTGTTGTTTGGTAGTTAGAAGTTAGTTGATGATTGTGTACTTAAACAGAAGTTGTTAATGAAAGTAGTTAGTGTTGAGTGAGCTAATCTTCTTGTCTTCTCTCTCTAATCTCTCTCTAAACAGTTCGtatcattggtatcagagctctccGATCCTCGGAAGCTCTACTACTGATTGCCGGAGCGTTCAATTCATTGAAATCAATCAATTGTTCGATTGATTTTGTCCGTTCAATTCAGTAGAATCAACCAATTGTTCGGTTGattcaattcaattcaattcaTCTCAGGATTGTTCATTGTTCGAGCAATTCTAAACCACATTTCATTCAGATTCATCAATTCAATTGATAATTTCAAAATGACAACTCGGAGCCAAGCTGAAATTGAAAAGACATTGAAAGATCAtacaacttcattactgaaatttGATGCTTTCATGGAGAAAACAGAGAATACCTTTTCAGATATCAAGAAATTGCTGGAAAAGTTGGCTAACCACAGCAATACAGATGATACGGGAACTTCAACCAATCAAGAATTGATCAACAGATCCACAGATAGGCTGTTCAGGTTGGGAAAGATAGAATTTCCCAAGTATAATGGGTCGGCGGATGTAGAAGAATGGGTGTGTAAATGTGAACATTTCTTCGATGTGGATGATACCCCAGAAGCTTACAAGGTCCGTTATGCAGTCATCAATTTGGAAGGTAAGGCTATGAAATGGCATAATAACTTTGTTAAGAATAGGCCCCTTGCTAGTATTCCTTGGGCAGAATATTCTAGAACTATAATAGACAGATTTTCTACTCAATTGTTTAAAGATGCTATGGGTTTGTTGTCATCTACCATTCAAACTGGGGATTTAGAAACATACTGTGATGAGTTCGATGAAAATCTGTTAAGGGTTACAATTGCAGAAGAATATGCAATTAGTCTCTTCATTAAGGGTCTTAAACCGGAGTTAGGAGGTCCAGTTAGTATGTTTGACCCTAAAACTATGAAAGAAGCTTATATGTTGGCCAAGAAACAAAAAGTGGCTAATGATAGAGTCAAGAATCAGTACAAAACCCCATTCAACTCTAAACCTACCCCATCAACTTTTGTGGCCAACCCTAAACCTTTGTCAAGTTTGAAACCACCTGTTAATACTTCCCATTTACCCTTATTACCTAACCCACCAGCAAACCAAAAGTTTAATACCAAAAGGCTCACTAGTAAAGAAATAGAAACCAAAAGAGCTAAGGGGGAATGTTTTTGGTGCAATGATAAATTCACCCCTGCTCATAAATGTCCCAATAAACAATTGTATGTGTTGGAAGTTTGGAGTGGGGAAGATGATAATCAACAGGAGAACGAAGAAGGGGAACCATTAGTTGACATTATGGGCCAAGACTCGGTCATAGATACCACATTAAGTGACCCACTTATTTCTATACATGCTTTGACCGGGATTCCCTCATTCTCTACTATGCAAGTGGTAGGAAATTTGGGCACCAAACCATTACAAATTTTGATTGATTCTGGCTCTACTCACAACTTTATAGATGAAAAATTGGCTAAGAAGTTAAAATGTTCCTTGCAAAGTATTGAAGGCATGAAAGTTGGGGTAGCCAATGGGTCACAGTTAATGTGTGGACAGATGTGCTCTGGGTTCCAATGGCAGATGCAGGGGTTGTGGATGAAAGCAGACGTGTTAGTACTACCCTTAGCAAACTATGACATGGTTTTGGGGGTTCAATGGTTGTCACCATTGGGAGATATAGTCTGGAACTTTCAGGATATGACCATGCAGTTTAAAGTGAATGAGAAGGTGTATCAATTGAAGGGCAGCAACACTAATAAAGTTTCATTATGTTCCACTGAATTAATGGATCACCTATTGGGTTTTCAAGGAAGTCAAATTGTGCAGTCCCAATTGTTTAGTTTACAACAAGAAGGGAAGCCTGATCAGTTCCAACATAGATCGGTGGTTACCAAAAGTGAGGAGTATCCAGCTATTAAAGCATTGATTGAGGAATTTCAGGATGTCTTTGCAATTCCTACTACTTTGCCACCTGCTAGGCCGTTTGATCATAAGATAAGGTTGAAGGATGAGTCATTGGTCATTGATCAGAAACCTTATAGATATCAGGCTGCACAGAAGGACATAATTGAGAAGATGACTAAAGAACTGTTGGATACTGGAGTAATTCAGGGTAGTCTAGTCCATTTGCAGCCCCAGTTGTGTTGGTGAAGAAAAAAGATACATCCTggaggatgtgtatagattacagGAAATTGAATGATGCCACAGTGAAGAATAAGTATCCAATTCCCTTAATAGAGGAGCTGCTGGATGAATTGGGTAAGGCAGTAATCTTTTCTAAGCTGGACTTGAGATCTGGATACCACCAGATTCGAATGTTTCCAGATGATGTCcacaaaacagcatttagaactcatGAAGGGCATTTTGAGTTCTTAGTTATGCCTTTTGGCCTAACTAATGCTCCTGCCACATTTCAGTCCTTAATGAACCATACATTCAAGCCATTTTTGAGGAAATCAGTGCTAGTGTTCTTCGATGACATACTCATCTACAGTCAGTCAGTAGACCAGCATGTGTCACATTTGAGGGCAGTATTGGAGGTTTTGAGAAGCAATCAACTGTTTGCTAAACTGTCAAAGTGTGAATTTG
This genomic stretch from Helianthus annuus cultivar XRQ/B chromosome 8, HanXRQr2.0-SUNRISE, whole genome shotgun sequence harbors:
- the LOC110869888 gene encoding uncharacterized protein LOC110869888 encodes the protein MTTRSQAEIEKTLKDHTTSLLKFDAFMEKTENTFSDIKKLLEKLANHSNTDDTGTSTNQELINRSTDRLFRLGKIEFPKYNGSADVEEWVCKCEHFFDVDDTPEAYKVRYAVINLEGKAMKWHNNFVKNRPLASIPWAEYSRTIIDRFSTQLFKDAMGLLSSTIQTGDLETYCDEFDENLLRVTIAEEYAISLFIKGLKPELGGPVSMFDPKTMKEAYMLAKKQKVANDRVKNQYKTPFNSKPTPSTFVANPKPLSSLKPPVNTSHLPLLPNPPANQKFNTKRLTSKEIETKRAKGECFWCNDKFTPAHKCPNKQLYVLEVWSGEDDNQQENEEGEPLVDIMGQDSVIDTTLSDPLISIHALTGIPSFSTMQVVGNLGTKPLQILIDSGSTHNFIDEKLAKKLKCSLQSIEGMKVGVANGSQLMCGQMCSGFQWQMQGLWMKADVLVLPLANYDMVLGVQWLSPLGDIVWNFQDMTMQFKVNEKVYQLKGSNTNKVSLCSTELMDHLLGFQGSQIVQSQLFSLQQEGKPDQFQHRSVVTKSEEYPAIKALIEEFQDVFAIPTTLPPARPFDHKIRLKDESLVIDQKPYRYQAAQKDIIEKMTKELLDTGVIQGSLVHLQPQLCW